The following are encoded together in the Actinoplanes sp. N902-109 genome:
- a CDS encoding ABC transporter ATP-binding protein — protein MSEFQQLRLDGVTRRFGGTDALAGLSLTIRRGEFIALLGPSGCGKSTALNCLAGLLPLSSGSIWRDDVRLDTLPAERRGFGMVFQNYALFPHMSVRGNIAFGLRMRRLPRAEVTRRTDEAIRLVRLAEHAGKLPGQLSGGQQQRVAIARAVVLEPALVLMDEPLSNLDAKLRLEMRTEIRRLHQSLGLTTVYVTHDQEEALSLADRLVVLRDGRVQQIGTPEEVHTQPANRHVADFMGYRNMLPMVFADGFVEGCGLRLRGTAAGELHNGDAVEAAIRPEDIQVLDRAAPGSAGAGAGVEVTVEVVEYQGREVAAEVRTSDGTLLHVRTGQRLAPGDKIRVTFSSSRLLLFPEVDGGGPRAGDGGPRAGDGGPRAGDGGTLEDGGASVVESTPRSEGGAA, from the coding sequence GTGAGCGAGTTCCAGCAGCTGCGGCTGGACGGCGTGACGCGCCGGTTCGGCGGCACCGACGCGCTCGCCGGGCTGAGCCTGACCATCCGGCGCGGCGAGTTCATCGCACTGCTCGGCCCGTCCGGCTGCGGCAAGTCCACCGCCCTGAACTGCCTGGCCGGTCTGCTCCCGCTGAGCAGCGGCAGCATCTGGCGCGACGACGTACGACTGGACACGCTGCCCGCCGAACGCCGCGGGTTCGGCATGGTGTTCCAGAACTACGCGCTTTTCCCGCACATGAGCGTGCGCGGCAACATCGCCTTCGGTCTGCGCATGCGCCGGCTGCCCCGCGCGGAGGTCACCCGCCGCACCGACGAGGCGATCCGGCTGGTGCGGCTGGCCGAGCACGCCGGCAAGCTGCCCGGCCAGCTCTCCGGCGGTCAGCAGCAGCGCGTCGCCATCGCCCGCGCGGTGGTGCTCGAACCGGCACTCGTGCTGATGGACGAACCGCTGTCCAACCTCGACGCGAAGCTACGACTGGAGATGCGTACGGAGATCCGTCGACTGCATCAATCCCTGGGGTTGACGACGGTCTACGTGACGCACGACCAGGAGGAGGCGCTGTCGCTCGCGGACCGCCTCGTCGTGCTGCGCGACGGGCGCGTGCAGCAGATCGGCACGCCGGAGGAGGTGCACACGCAACCGGCAAACCGGCACGTCGCCGACTTCATGGGGTACCGCAACATGCTGCCGATGGTCTTCGCCGACGGCTTCGTGGAGGGGTGCGGCCTGCGTCTGCGCGGCACCGCGGCGGGGGAGCTGCACAACGGCGACGCGGTCGAGGCGGCGATCCGCCCGGAGGACATCCAGGTGCTCGACCGGGCGGCGCCGGGTTCCGCGGGAGCCGGTGCGGGCGTCGAGGTGACGGTCGAGGTGGTCGAGTACCAGGGGCGGGAGGTCGCCGCCGAGGTGCGGACCAGTGACGGGACCCTGCTGCATGTGCGGACCGGGCAGCGGTTGGCGCCGGGGGACAAGATCCGGGTGACGTTCTCGTCGTCGCGGCTGCTGCTGTTCCCGGAAGTGGACGGCGGCGGTCCGCGCGCGGGGGACGGCGGTCCGCGCGCGGGGGACGGCGGTCCGCGCGCGGGGGACGGCGGCACTCTCGAGGACGGCGGAGCGTCTGTGGTCGAGAGCACGCCGAGGTCGGAAGGCGGTGCGGCATGA
- a CDS encoding flavin reductase family protein, translated as MTMRSALAPGRLRRVFGTFPTGVTAVAALVDDAPAGLAANSFVSVSLDPPMVSVCVAHTSTTWPVLRRAARLGVSVLGAHQEQAGRQLSARGADRFAALPWRSTSDGAVLLDGSSAWLDCSIEQEIPAGDHDIVLLRVHALDADPDVPPLVFHGSQYRRLHAG; from the coding sequence ATGACGATGCGATCGGCCCTCGCACCCGGGCGGCTGCGCCGCGTCTTCGGTACGTTCCCCACCGGCGTGACCGCCGTCGCCGCGCTCGTCGACGATGCGCCGGCCGGGCTGGCCGCCAACTCGTTCGTCTCGGTGTCGCTCGACCCGCCCATGGTGTCGGTGTGCGTCGCCCATACGTCGACCACCTGGCCGGTGCTGCGGCGGGCGGCGCGGCTCGGTGTCAGCGTGCTGGGCGCCCACCAGGAGCAGGCCGGGCGCCAGTTGAGTGCCCGCGGTGCCGACCGCTTCGCCGCGCTGCCGTGGCGGTCGACGTCCGACGGCGCGGTGCTGCTCGACGGCTCCAGCGCATGGCTGGACTGCTCGATCGAGCAGGAGATCCCGGCCGGCGACCACGACATCGTCCTGCTGCGGGTGCACGCCCTCGACGCGGACCCCGACGTGCCGCCGCTGGTGTTCCACGGCAGCCAGTACCGACGACTGC
- a CDS encoding sigma factor-like helix-turn-helix DNA-binding protein has translation MAGEEAAFREFFERQHGDLARLAYLLTGEADVADGLAADALAELRRHWLRAEAGDGADTYARRAVTELARRWMRRQGRHRNGRHRAGAAPHDGGLDVRAALLKLPHRRRACVVLRAAFDVPEQEIAKILGVSVGSVRRQTARGERQLAELS, from the coding sequence ATGGCCGGCGAGGAGGCGGCCTTCCGGGAGTTCTTCGAGCGGCAGCACGGCGATCTCGCGCGGCTGGCGTACCTGCTCACCGGCGAGGCGGATGTTGCCGACGGTCTCGCCGCCGACGCGCTGGCCGAGCTGCGCCGGCACTGGTTGCGGGCCGAGGCCGGGGACGGTGCCGACACGTACGCCCGCAGGGCCGTGACCGAGCTGGCCCGGCGGTGGATGCGTCGGCAGGGCCGGCATCGCAACGGCCGGCACCGCGCCGGGGCGGCCCCTCATGACGGTGGCCTGGACGTGCGTGCGGCGCTGCTCAAGCTGCCGCACCGGCGGCGGGCGTGCGTGGTGCTGCGGGCCGCCTTCGACGTTCCCGAGCAGGAGATCGCGAAGATTCTCGGCGTCTCGGTCGGCTCGGTGCGCCGGCAGACCGCCCGGGGCGAGCGGCAGCTGGCCGAGCTGTCCTGA
- a CDS encoding carboxymuconolactone decarboxylase family protein: MAHIDLHLDENRYPGITGLMRYRPQVAGPLNDLVNTLLHAPHPTLSPGERELVAAYVSHRNDCRFCSTSHAAFAAEQLDGGMPLVREVCDEPEGPAVPPKLRALLAIADATRRGGREVTAGLVAAARDAGATDLEIHDVVLIAAAFSMFNRYVDGLGTTSPADPSVFQPRAREIAQHGYR, from the coding sequence ATGGCTCACATCGACTTGCATCTCGACGAGAACCGCTACCCCGGCATCACCGGGTTGATGCGGTACCGCCCCCAGGTCGCCGGTCCACTCAACGATCTGGTCAACACCTTGCTGCATGCACCGCACCCGACGTTGTCGCCCGGCGAACGGGAACTCGTCGCGGCCTATGTCTCGCACCGCAACGACTGCCGATTCTGCAGTACGTCGCACGCGGCCTTCGCAGCGGAACAGCTGGACGGCGGGATGCCGCTGGTGCGCGAGGTCTGCGACGAACCGGAGGGGCCTGCCGTGCCGCCCAAGCTGCGCGCTCTGCTCGCCATCGCCGATGCCACCCGGCGCGGCGGTCGGGAGGTCACCGCCGGCTTGGTGGCGGCGGCCCGCGACGCCGGCGCGACCGACCTCGAGATCCACGACGTCGTGTTGATCGCGGCGGCCTTCAGCATGTTCAACCGGTACGTGGACGGCCTCGGCACCACATCCCCCGCCGACCCCTCGGTCTTCCAGCCCCGCGCCCGCGAGATCGCCCAGCACGGTTATCGCTGA
- a CDS encoding ABC transporter permease translates to MTVVPARVALRHRLADRGVDMQLLLLVPATLFIAALFIYPFCYGLGLSLQPAQGTVFSAYQQFFTDAYQRDTILTTLRIALPAALLNVVASVPIAYRMRGRFRGKRLLTTILVVPITLGTVLTAEGLLGFLGPTGWLNRTLIDARLIDQPLTLTHNYWGVFLSLVITGFPFAFLLVLSYLSGIDPSLERAAATLGAGWAPRFFRITLPLLAPGLATTFCLTFVLAFSVFPSAILVGDPSGSTRVISIAAYEAAYVRYDYAGASAAALIMGAVELVVIAVVLGLRSLLYTGTTSGGKG, encoded by the coding sequence ATGACGGTGGTTCCGGCGCGGGTGGCGTTGCGGCACCGGCTGGCTGACCGGGGTGTCGACATGCAGCTGTTGCTGCTGGTGCCCGCCACCCTGTTCATCGCGGCACTGTTCATCTATCCGTTCTGCTACGGACTGGGACTGTCGTTGCAGCCGGCGCAGGGCACCGTGTTCTCGGCGTACCAGCAGTTCTTCACCGACGCCTACCAGCGGGACACCATCCTCACGACGCTGCGGATCGCGTTGCCCGCCGCCTTGCTCAACGTGGTGGCCAGTGTGCCGATCGCGTACCGGATGCGCGGGCGTTTCCGCGGCAAGCGTTTGCTGACGACCATCCTGGTCGTGCCGATCACGCTGGGGACGGTGCTGACGGCCGAGGGGCTGCTGGGCTTCCTCGGGCCGACCGGATGGCTGAACCGGACGTTGATCGACGCACGACTGATCGATCAACCGTTGACGCTGACGCACAACTACTGGGGTGTGTTCCTGTCCCTGGTCATCACCGGGTTCCCGTTCGCCTTCCTGCTCGTGCTCTCCTACCTGTCGGGCATCGACCCGAGCCTGGAACGCGCCGCGGCAACGCTCGGAGCGGGCTGGGCGCCACGGTTCTTCCGGATCACGCTGCCGTTGCTCGCACCGGGGCTGGCGACCACGTTCTGCCTCACGTTCGTGCTGGCGTTCAGCGTCTTCCCGTCGGCCATCCTGGTCGGTGACCCGTCCGGCTCCACCCGGGTCATCTCGATCGCCGCGTACGAGGCCGCCTACGTCCGGTACGACTACGCGGGCGCGTCGGCCGCGGCGCTGATCATGGGTGCCGTCGAGCTGGTCGTCATCGCCGTCGTGCTGGGGTTGCGCAGCCTGCTCTACACCGGCACGACCTCGGGAGGGAAGGGCTGA
- the manD gene encoding D-mannonate dehydratase ManD encodes MIITEARVVVCCPDRNFVTLKLVTDEGVTGVGDATLNGRELAVAAYLTEHVVPTLIGRDPARIEDTWQYLYKGAYWRRGPVTMSAIAAVDTALWDIKGKVAGLPVYQLLGGRSRSAVTVYGHASGTDIDAALADVARLVDLGYRAVRVQTAIPGLGSTYGVGKGGPTYEPADAAVPTENVWSTPLYLAHVPKVFAAVRDEFGPALRLLHDVHHRLTPIEAARLGRSLEPYQLTWMEDPVPAELQSGFRHIRHHTTTPIAVGEVFNSVWDCQQLITEQLIDYIRATVVHAGGITHLRRIFDLAALYHVRSGSHGATDLSPVCLSAALHLDVSIPNFGLQEYMSHTPLTDRVFPHGYRFDDGCLHPSEEPGLGVDIDEELAAQYPYRAASLPVNRLEDGTMHSW; translated from the coding sequence ATGATCATCACCGAGGCCCGGGTCGTCGTCTGCTGCCCGGACCGCAACTTCGTCACGCTCAAGCTGGTCACCGACGAGGGGGTGACCGGCGTGGGCGACGCGACGCTCAACGGGCGCGAACTCGCCGTGGCCGCCTACCTCACCGAGCATGTCGTCCCCACGTTGATCGGTCGCGACCCGGCTCGCATCGAGGACACCTGGCAGTACCTCTACAAGGGCGCGTACTGGCGGCGGGGGCCGGTCACGATGAGCGCCATCGCGGCCGTCGACACCGCGCTGTGGGACATCAAGGGCAAGGTGGCCGGGCTACCGGTCTACCAACTGCTGGGCGGCCGGTCGCGCAGCGCGGTGACCGTGTACGGGCATGCGAGCGGAACCGACATCGACGCGGCGCTCGCCGACGTGGCCCGGCTCGTCGACCTCGGCTACCGCGCCGTGCGGGTGCAGACCGCGATCCCGGGGCTCGGCAGCACGTACGGAGTGGGGAAGGGGGGACCCACCTACGAGCCGGCGGATGCGGCGGTGCCCACCGAGAACGTCTGGTCGACGCCGCTGTACCTGGCGCACGTGCCGAAGGTGTTCGCCGCCGTGCGCGACGAGTTCGGCCCGGCGTTGCGACTGCTGCACGACGTGCACCACCGGCTCACCCCGATCGAGGCGGCCCGGTTGGGGCGCAGCCTCGAGCCGTACCAGCTGACCTGGATGGAGGACCCGGTGCCGGCCGAGCTGCAGAGCGGCTTCCGGCACATCCGTCACCACACCACCACCCCGATCGCGGTGGGGGAGGTGTTCAACTCGGTGTGGGACTGCCAGCAGCTGATCACCGAGCAGCTCATCGACTACATCCGGGCGACCGTGGTGCACGCCGGCGGCATCACCCATCTCAGACGCATCTTCGACCTGGCGGCGCTGTACCACGTCCGCAGCGGTTCGCACGGCGCGACCGACCTGTCCCCGGTGTGCCTGAGCGCGGCGCTGCACCTGGACGTGAGCATCCCCAACTTCGGCTTGCAGGAGTACATGAGCCACACCCCGTTGACGGACCGGGTGTTCCCGCACGGCTACCGCTTCGACGATGGCTGTCTGCACCCGTCGGAGGAACCAGGGCTGGGCGTGGACATCGACGAGGAACTGGCCGCGCAGTACCCCTACCGGGCGGCGTCGTTGCCGGTGAACCGGCTGGAGGACGGCACCATGCACAGCTGGTGA
- a CDS encoding ABC transporter permease — MARAEVAVAQAGKGAPGGNGPRARKVVASPAAWLVWGAVTIFFIGLAGVVGSVVVNSFGTRWFDTWLPQGWTNDWYGQAWDEFTLLPVLGVTLTVCLLVTAVSVLVGVPASYVLARRSFPGRRAVYLMFLLPILMPPITYGIPLATVLYKYGLAGHLSGVVLANLVPSIPFVILTMTPFIEQIDPAVERAARMCGARTAQIFLRILAPLLIPGILAASILVVVRTVGMFELTFLTAGPDSQTLVVALFYSMSASGIRAQQSVDAMAVIYTLMMLILLVVALRFVNPTQLVARVKEDVE; from the coding sequence ATGGCTCGTGCGGAAGTCGCCGTCGCGCAGGCTGGGAAGGGCGCACCCGGAGGGAACGGGCCGAGGGCTCGCAAGGTTGTCGCCAGCCCCGCGGCCTGGCTGGTCTGGGGCGCGGTCACCATCTTCTTCATCGGCCTGGCCGGGGTGGTCGGCTCGGTGGTCGTCAACTCGTTCGGCACCCGCTGGTTCGACACGTGGTTGCCGCAGGGCTGGACCAACGACTGGTACGGGCAGGCCTGGGACGAGTTCACGTTGCTGCCCGTCCTCGGCGTCACGCTCACGGTGTGCCTGCTGGTGACCGCCGTCTCGGTGCTGGTCGGTGTGCCCGCGTCCTACGTACTGGCCCGCCGCTCGTTCCCCGGCCGGCGCGCGGTCTACCTGATGTTCCTGCTGCCCATTCTGATGCCGCCGATCACGTACGGCATCCCGCTGGCGACGGTGCTCTACAAGTACGGGCTGGCCGGGCACCTGTCCGGGGTGGTGCTGGCCAATCTCGTGCCGTCGATCCCGTTCGTCATCCTGACCATGACACCGTTCATCGAACAGATCGATCCGGCGGTGGAACGGGCGGCACGCATGTGCGGTGCTCGGACGGCACAGATCTTCCTGCGGATCCTGGCACCGTTGCTGATCCCGGGCATCCTGGCGGCGAGCATCCTGGTCGTGGTTCGTACCGTGGGGATGTTCGAACTGACGTTCCTGACCGCCGGCCCGGATTCCCAGACGCTGGTGGTGGCGCTGTTCTACTCGATGTCGGCCTCCGGCATCCGAGCCCAGCAGTCGGTCGACGCGATGGCCGTCATCTACACGTTGATGATGTTGATCCTCCTGGTCGTCGCGCTGCGTTTCGTCAACCCCACGCAACTGGTGGCCCGCGTCAAGGAAGACGTCGAATGA
- a CDS encoding lysylphosphatidylglycerol synthase transmembrane domain-containing protein: MPASRSQLRLRVPLIVAAALALAAFGLWGRFPDPREFAAALTGADYWWVALAALLQAASLAFFALQQQRLLLSLGVRLGFVYGMRVTLARTAISISLPAGAAVSAGYALREYGRRGASREVGAASMIVSGLASIGGLTVLYLVVGAVVITRNPALLHSPQPLAVVAGLVLLTTAVVLVGRRQARRSPAVADLPRRDGRVLGHVRKLLRSAQEAWQAGAALRARDWAMSVVLLAANWATDLLCLVATCRAVGLPVGVTTLAGIYLGVQIVRQIPLTPGGVGVIDTALVAGLTAVGATAVTAAAAVLIYRLLSCWLLIPAGGIAALTLRRPADSADEVPAETPSTV, from the coding sequence GTGCCTGCTTCCCGGTCCCAGCTGCGGCTGCGCGTCCCGTTGATCGTGGCCGCCGCGCTCGCGCTGGCGGCTTTCGGTTTGTGGGGGCGTTTTCCTGATCCTCGTGAATTCGCCGCCGCCCTGACCGGCGCCGATTACTGGTGGGTCGCGCTGGCGGCATTGCTGCAAGCTGCATCGCTGGCATTTTTCGCACTCCAGCAGCAGCGGCTCCTGCTTTCCCTGGGGGTACGGCTCGGGTTTGTGTACGGGATGAGGGTCACTCTCGCCCGCACCGCGATCTCCATTTCGTTGCCGGCGGGTGCGGCGGTTTCGGCCGGTTATGCGTTGCGGGAGTACGGGCGCCGCGGGGCATCCCGGGAGGTCGGCGCGGCCTCCATGATCGTCTCCGGGCTGGCGTCGATCGGCGGCCTGACCGTGCTGTATCTCGTCGTCGGTGCGGTCGTGATCACCCGCAACCCGGCGCTCCTGCACAGCCCGCAGCCGCTCGCGGTGGTCGCCGGTCTGGTGCTGCTGACCACGGCGGTCGTGCTGGTCGGCCGGCGGCAGGCCCGCCGTTCGCCGGCTGTCGCCGACCTGCCGCGCCGCGACGGCCGCGTGCTCGGTCATGTGCGCAAGCTGCTGCGTTCGGCTCAGGAAGCGTGGCAGGCGGGGGCGGCGCTACGGGCCCGCGACTGGGCGATGTCCGTGGTGCTGCTGGCCGCCAACTGGGCCACCGACCTGCTGTGCCTGGTGGCGACGTGTCGCGCGGTCGGCCTGCCGGTCGGGGTGACCACTCTCGCCGGCATCTATCTGGGCGTGCAGATCGTCCGCCAGATCCCGTTGACCCCGGGCGGCGTCGGTGTGATCGACACGGCGCTGGTCGCGGGGCTCACCGCGGTGGGCGCGACCGCGGTGACGGCAGCCGCAGCGGTGCTGATCTACCGGCTCCTGTCCTGCTGGCTACTCATACCGGCCGGCGGCATCGCCGCACTCACCCTGCGTCGCCCGGCGGACTCGGCTGACGAGGTCCCCGCGGAGACCCCGTCGACCGTGTGA
- a CDS encoding DUF4232 domain-containing protein has protein sequence MARNREHSAPRSSYLDPYGRRHGGTADDEGDETMRGPVLAVTAGIVLAAAAAVTTAAHASTVPGACGAGDLTTTVDESDMYSKGGHYFENLDVTLTNMTDTACVLEGTPAVALTGPATGSFAHSYQLPQTGTTPLLTLSRGTEARVTVRVHVLPEAQDVWQPQRMLITLPGSAETVTVAWPDGLTIQQESKPLPGLGAPNAVEAGA, from the coding sequence GTGGCACGAAACCGTGAGCACAGCGCGCCGCGAAGTTCCTACCTTGATCCGTACGGACGGCGCCACGGCGGCACCGCCGACGACGAGGGGGACGAGACGATGCGTGGACCGGTGCTCGCTGTGACGGCAGGAATCGTGCTGGCGGCCGCAGCCGCCGTCACCACCGCGGCGCACGCATCGACCGTGCCGGGGGCGTGCGGTGCCGGCGACCTCACGACAACGGTTGACGAGAGCGACATGTACAGCAAGGGCGGTCACTACTTCGAGAACCTCGACGTCACGTTGACGAACATGACCGACACCGCGTGCGTACTCGAAGGAACGCCGGCGGTGGCGCTCACCGGCCCGGCCACCGGGTCCTTCGCCCACTCGTACCAGCTCCCGCAGACCGGCACCACGCCGCTGCTCACGCTGTCGCGCGGCACCGAGGCCCGGGTGACCGTACGGGTGCACGTCCTGCCGGAGGCGCAGGATGTGTGGCAGCCGCAGCGCATGCTGATCACCCTGCCCGGCAGCGCCGAGACCGTCACCGTGGCCTGGCCGGACGGCCTGACGATCCAGCAGGAGTCGAAGCCGCTGCCGGGCCTCGGTGCCCCGAACGCGGTCGAAGCAGGCGCGTGA
- a CDS encoding extracellular solute-binding protein, whose product MSSTRRQFLVMTAGAALTAAACSAPDSGGGTGSTSGPVPDKPSAPQTVNVLDVAGNLQLTQGMIDEFVSGHPDVISKVTYTKATAPELVGKVKAQQAANRVDIDLVLTGVDGLAAGIGQGLWIDLLPAYANRVPGMGNYLPGAQAMQKLAGNSGITVTYYPSGPLIEYLPKSVAAPPASAEALLEWAKQNSGGFQYARPSNSGPGRTFLMGLPYLLGDSDPRDPANGWAKTWAYLKELDQHVALYPSTTSETMKNLANGSAKIIASTTGWDINPRVLGTVPKEAKIGTLRGFRWITDAHYAVVPKGVSTDKQAAVLLLIASMLTPQQQAKAYDKGYFYPGPAIKDVTLAMAPEDSRKAIEEFGRPEYEALIAQNPLEVPLDATSLVAAFDRWDREVGGNKVKK is encoded by the coding sequence ATGTCCTCCACCAGACGCCAGTTCCTCGTGATGACCGCCGGTGCCGCGCTGACCGCGGCCGCGTGCAGCGCCCCCGACTCCGGTGGCGGCACGGGGTCGACCAGCGGGCCGGTGCCCGACAAGCCGTCCGCCCCGCAGACCGTCAACGTGCTTGACGTAGCGGGCAATCTCCAGTTGACGCAAGGCATGATCGACGAGTTCGTGTCCGGTCATCCGGATGTCATCTCGAAGGTCACCTACACCAAGGCCACCGCACCGGAGCTGGTCGGCAAGGTCAAGGCGCAGCAGGCCGCCAACCGGGTCGACATCGACCTCGTGCTGACCGGCGTGGACGGGCTCGCGGCCGGCATCGGCCAGGGCTTGTGGATCGACCTGTTGCCGGCGTACGCCAACCGGGTGCCCGGCATGGGAAACTACCTGCCCGGCGCGCAAGCCATGCAGAAGCTGGCCGGCAACTCCGGCATCACGGTCACGTACTACCCGTCCGGGCCGCTCATCGAATACCTGCCCAAGAGTGTGGCCGCTCCGCCGGCGAGCGCCGAGGCGCTGCTCGAGTGGGCCAAGCAGAACTCCGGTGGATTCCAGTACGCGCGCCCGTCGAACTCGGGCCCCGGCCGTACCTTCCTGATGGGATTGCCGTATCTGCTCGGCGACAGCGACCCGCGCGACCCGGCCAACGGCTGGGCCAAGACCTGGGCCTACCTCAAGGAACTCGACCAGCACGTCGCGCTGTACCCCTCGACCACCAGCGAGACGATGAAGAACCTGGCCAACGGCTCGGCCAAGATCATCGCGTCGACCACCGGATGGGACATCAACCCGCGCGTGCTCGGCACAGTGCCGAAAGAGGCGAAGATCGGGACGCTGCGGGGCTTCCGATGGATTACCGACGCGCACTACGCGGTCGTGCCGAAGGGCGTCTCGACCGACAAGCAGGCCGCCGTTCTCCTGCTGATCGCGTCGATGTTGACGCCCCAGCAGCAAGCCAAGGCGTACGACAAGGGGTACTTCTACCCGGGGCCGGCGATCAAGGACGTCACGCTGGCGATGGCGCCCGAGGACAGCCGCAAGGCCATCGAGGAGTTCGGCCGTCCCGAGTACGAGGCCCTGATCGCCCAGAACCCGCTCGAAGTCCCGTTGGACGCCACGTCGCTGGTCGCCGCGTTCGACCGGTGGGACCGCGAGGTCGGCGGCAACAAGGTGAAGAAGTGA
- a CDS encoding LacI family DNA-binding transcriptional regulator has product MTVTIRDVARRAGVSPSSVCRALADPAAVRADTRERVQQAVQELGYYPNRAARGLSTGRTGNLGVVLPDLGNPFFPAVVKAVQSQARACDYAVFLSDIDEEPAAEAQLIRAMAKQVDGFLLCSPRSADEELRSFAGQVPIVVLNRRIAPFPSVTADNPDGMRQAVAHLHALGHRRIGYVSGPRASWSNRERWRGLRTSAGVLGGIELVEAGSVPPTVDGGIAIADVVLAAGVTAVLAYNDLTALGLLHRFQARGVAVPEDISVVGFDGIMLSALVSPALTTVAVAAEQIGRVGVDLLLETMADPERSPVRRVLPAQLIVRSSTGPVKAGRTR; this is encoded by the coding sequence GTGACGGTGACGATCAGGGACGTGGCGCGGCGGGCCGGGGTGTCGCCGTCATCGGTGTGCCGCGCCCTGGCCGATCCCGCCGCCGTGCGCGCCGACACCCGGGAGCGGGTGCAGCAGGCCGTGCAGGAGCTCGGGTACTACCCGAACCGCGCTGCCCGCGGCCTGAGCACCGGTCGCACGGGCAACCTCGGCGTGGTCCTGCCGGATCTCGGCAACCCGTTCTTCCCGGCGGTCGTCAAGGCCGTGCAGAGTCAGGCCCGCGCCTGCGACTACGCCGTCTTCCTCAGCGACATCGACGAGGAACCGGCCGCCGAGGCGCAGTTGATCCGGGCGATGGCCAAACAGGTGGACGGGTTTCTGCTGTGCTCGCCACGCTCGGCCGACGAGGAGTTGCGCTCGTTCGCCGGACAGGTCCCCATCGTCGTGCTCAACCGCCGGATCGCGCCGTTCCCCTCGGTCACGGCGGACAACCCCGACGGGATGCGCCAGGCCGTCGCCCACCTGCACGCACTGGGGCACCGCCGGATCGGGTACGTCTCGGGGCCGCGCGCCTCCTGGTCCAACCGGGAACGCTGGCGCGGACTGCGGACCAGCGCCGGGGTCCTCGGCGGGATCGAGCTCGTCGAGGCGGGCAGCGTGCCGCCCACGGTGGACGGTGGGATCGCCATCGCGGACGTGGTGCTCGCCGCCGGGGTGACGGCTGTGCTCGCCTACAACGACTTGACGGCACTGGGTCTGCTCCACCGGTTCCAGGCCCGCGGGGTCGCCGTGCCGGAGGACATCAGCGTCGTCGGCTTCGACGGCATCATGCTGTCCGCCCTGGTGAGCCCCGCCCTCACCACCGTCGCCGTGGCTGCCGAGCAGATCGGGCGGGTCGGCGTCGACCTGCTGCTGGAGACCATGGCCGACCCCGAGCGCAGCCCGGTGCGCCGGGTGCTGCCCGCACAACTGATCGTTCGCTCATCGACCGGACCTGTGAAAGCAGGCCGGACCAGGTAA